Within Burkholderia latens, the genomic segment CGCGCTGCTCTGCACCGGCATCCAGGGCGGCTTCTACGCGATGTCGACGTGGCTGCCGGCGTTTCTCAAGATCGAGCGACACCTGTCCGTGCTCGACACCGGCGCGTATCTGTTCGTGATCATCGTGGGGTCGTTCTGCGGCTATGTCGTCGGCGCGTACCTCTCCGACTGGTGGGGGCGCCGCCGCAACTTCATGCTGTTCTCCGCGCTGTCTCTCGTGTCGGTATGCGTGTACCTGGCCGTCCCGCTGTCGAATGCGCAGATGCTGTGGCTCGGATTTCCGCTCGGCTTTTCCTCATGCGGCATCTTCAGCGGAGTGGGCGCGTATCTGACGGAACTGTATCCGTCGAACTTCCGCGCGAATGCGCAAAGCTTCACCTACAACTTCGGACGCGGCATCGGCGCGCTGTTCCCGAGCCTCGTCGGGATGCTGAGCCATTCGCTCGGCCTCGCGCTGGCCATCGCGCTCTTTTCGGGTGCAGCCTATGGTGTGGTGCTGCTCGCCGTGCTGCTGCTGCCGGAAACGAAGGCCCGGTCGCTTTGAATGGCGAAGCGGGTGGCGCAATCCCGATGCGTGGAGTCGCACTCACCCGTGACGGCGTTACGCGCGGTGTGCGGCCGCGTCGTCGGACCGCTCGACGCATCTGCGCAACGACGCACGGTTGCCGAGCGGACGACGATCGGCAATGCGGCGGCGTTGAGCCACGCGATGACGTCGCCGCCGAAGGTGGCGTGACGGATTGTCGCGATGCAGAAGCGGCGGTTATTGCGGGGCTGCCGGCACTCGATGCGAAGCCGCGCCCTTCAATGCACACGGCCGCCCGAAGGCGGCCGTAAGAACAAGCACCGATGCGCGGCTTACTTGCTGTAGTCGTACACGCCGCGCCCCGTCTTCCGCCCCAGCCTGCCGGCCGCCACCATCTCGCGCAGCAGCGGGCACGCGCGATATTTCGGATCGCCGAAGTCCTTCAGGAACACGTCCATCACCGCGAGGCACACGTCGAGCCCGACGAGGTCGGCCAGCGCGAGCGGCCCGATCGGATGGTTCGCGCCGAGCTTCATCCCCGCGTCGATCTCCTCGGCCGACGCGATGCCTTCGGCCAGCACGAAGAACGCTTCGTTGATCATCGGCACGAGGATCCGGTTCACGACGAAGCCCGGCGCATTGCGCACGCCGATCGGCGACTTGTCGAAACGCTCGGTCAGCGCACGCACCGCGGACGCGGTCGCGTCGCTCGTCTGCAGCCCGCGGATGATCTCGACGAGCGGCATCAGCGGCACCGGGTTGAAGAAGTGCATGCCGACGAAGCGCGACGGGTCGGCCAGCAGCGCAGCGAGCGCGGTGATCGAGATCGACGACGTGTTGGTCGCGATGATCGCGTCAGGTCGCGCGACCGACTCGATCTGCTTCAGGATGCGGCTTTTCAGCTCGACGTTTTCGGTCGCGGCTTCGATCACGATATCGACCGTGGCGAGCGTTGCGTAATCGGTCGACGTCGCGATGCGCGCAAGCGCGGCATCGCGTGCATCGGCCGCGAGCTTGTCCTTCGACACGAGCCGCTCGAGGCTGCCCTTCAGTGCGGCGACGCCCTTGTCGAGCGCCGCGTCGCTGACGTCGATCATCACGACGTTCAGTCCTGCAACGGCGGCGGTTTGCGCAATGCCGTTGCCCATGGTTCCGGCGCCCACGACGCCGACGGTTTCGATGGCCATGACGATTCCTGTGTATGCGGATACTGAGCGGTCGATTATCAGATGTTCTCGAAGATCGCCGCAATGCCCTGGCCGCCGCCGATACACATCGTCACGAGCGCGTAACGCCCGCCAATGCGCTTCAGCTCGTACAGCGCCTTGACCGTAATCAGTGCGCCCGTCGCGCCGATCGGGTGACCGAGCGAAATGCCGGAGCCGTTCGGATTGACCTTGGCCGGATCGAGGCCGAGTTCCTGCGTGACCGCGCATGCCTGCGCCGCGAACGCCTCGTTCGCCTCGATCACGTCGAGATCCGCGACCTTCAGGCCGGCGCGCTCGAGCGCCTTCTGCGTGGCCGGCACCGGGCCGATGCCCATGTAGGCCGGATCGACGCCCGCATGCGCATACGCGACGAGACGCGCGAGCGGCTTCACGCCCTGCGCGCGCGCGGCATCCGCGCTCATCATCAGCACTGCAGCAGCTGCGTCGTTGATCCCCGACGCGTTGCCGGCCGTTACCGTGCCGTCTTCCTTCACGAACACCGGCTTCAGCTTCGAGAAGTCGTCGGGGCCCGCATCGTGACGCACGTGCTCGTCGGTGTCGAACGCGACCTCGCCCTTCTTCGTACGGATCGAGATCGGCAGGATCTGATCCTTGAAGCGGCCTTCGGCGATCGCGCGCGCCGCGCGACGATGCGATTCGAGCGCGAGCGCGTCCTGCGCGTCACGCGAAATGCCGTATTTCTTCGCGACGTTCTCGGCGGTCACGCCCATGTGGATCGTCTGAAACGGATCGTGCAGCGCGCCGAGCATCATGTCGACGAGCTTCGCGTCGCCCATGCGCTGGCCGAAACGCGCGGACGGCACGCTGTACGGCGCGCGGCTCATGCTCTCCGATCCGCCGCCGATCGCGACGTCGGCATCGCCGAGCATGATCGTCTGCGCGGCCGACACGATTGCCTGCAGGCCCGAGCCGCACAGGCGGTTCACGGTCAGCGCCGGCGTGTGCTGCGCGACGCCGCCGTTGATCGCCGCGACACGCGCTAGATACATGTCCTTCGGCTCGGTGTTCACGACGTGGCCGAACACGACATGACCGACCGCATCGCCCGGCACGTTCGCGCGCGACAACACTTCGCTGACGACCTTCGCCCCGAGATCGGTCGGCGAGAAATCCTTCAGGCTTCCGCCGAAATCGCCGATCGCGGTGCGGACACCGCTCACCACCACGACTTCCTTCGCTGCATTGCTCATCGTCTCACTCCGGTTCGTTCGCGCCCGCGGGCGCAGGATGCGTTTGCGTTACATGTTCGGGTAATTCGGCCCGCCGCCGCCTTCGGGCGTGACCCACACGATGTTCTGCGTCGGGTCCTTGATATCGCAGGTCTTGCAGTGCACGCAGTTCTGCGCGTTGATCACCAGCCGGTCGCTGCCGTCGTCGTTCTTCACGAACTCGTACACCGCCGCCGGGCAGAAGCGCGCCTCCGGCCCCGCGTACGTGCGCAGGTTCACGTTCACCGGCACGCTCGCGTCCTTCAGCGTCAGATGCGCGGGCTGGTTTTCCTCGTGGTTCGTGTTCGAGATGAACACCGACGACAGCCGGTCGAACGTCAGCTTGCCGTCCGGCTTCGGATACGCGATCGGCTCGCACTGCGACGCCGGCTTCAGCATCTCGTGATCCGCGTGCTTGTGGTGCAGCGTCCACGGCACGTTGCCGCCCATCACCTTCTGCTCGAGCCCGACCATCAGCGTGCCGAGATACAGGCCCTTCGCCATCCATTGCTTGAAGTTGCGTGCGCGGTACAGCTCCGTGTACAGCCACGATTGCTTGAATGCGTCGGGATACGCGTTCAGTTCGTCCGACTGGCGGCCGGCCTGCACCGCGTCGAACGCTGCATCGGCCGCGAGCATGCCGGTCTTGATCGCCGCGTGGCTGCCCTTGATCCGCGATGCGTTCAGGAAACCGGCGTCGTCGCCGATCAGCGCGCCGCCCGGGAACACCGTCTTCGGCAACGACAGCAGGCCGCCGGCCGTGATCGCGCGCGCGCCGTACGACACGCGCTTGCCGCCTTCAAGGAACGCGCGGATCGACGGATGCGTCTTGTAGCGCTGGAATTCCTCGAACGGCGACAGGTACGGGTTCGTGTAGCCGAGGCCCACCACGAAACCGACCACGACCTGGTTGTTGTCCATGTGGTACAGGAACGAGCCGCCGTACGTGTCCGACTTCAGCGGCCAGCCGGCCGTGTGGATCACGAGACCCGGCTTGTGCTTGGCCGGATCGATTTCCCACAGTTCCTTGATGCCGATCCCGTACGCCTGCGGATCGGCGTTCGCGTCGAGCTTGAACTTCGAAATCAATTGGCGGCCGAGGTGGCCGCGGCAGCCTTCGGCGAACAGCGTGTACTTCGCGTGCAGCTCCATGCCGAGCTGGAAGTTCTCGGTCGGCTCGCCGTCCTTGCCCACGCCCATGTTGCCCGTGGCGACGCCCTTCACCGAGCCGTCGTCGTTGTAGAGAATCTCCGCGGCCGGAAAGCCCGGGAAGATCTCCACGCCGAGCGCTTCGGCCTGCGCCCCGAGCCAGCGCGTGACGTTGCCCAGCGAGATCACGTAGTTGCCGTGATTCTTGAAGTTGTCGGGCAGCGCCCAGTTCGGCGTCTGCACCGCGCTCTTTTCGGACAGGAACAGGAAGCGGTCTTCCGTCACCTCGACGTTCAAAGGCGCGCCTCGTTCCTTCCAGTCGGGGAACAGCTCGGTGATCGCGCGCGGGTCCATCACCGCGCCCGACAGGATGTGCGCGCCGATCTCGGAACCCTTCTCGAGCACGCACACGCCGATCTCGGCGCCTTTCTCGGCGGCCAGCTGCTTGAGCCGGATCGCCGCCGACAGCCCGGCGGGGCCGCCGCCGACGATCACGACGTCGTATTCCATCGATTCGCGCGGGCCGTACTGCGCGAGCAAGTCCTGTGTGGTCAAAATCCTGTCTCCTCCTGCGCCCCGACCGTTACGGTCAGAACTGGTCTTCCGTCAATGCGAGCACGCTCTCGTTGCCCTTCGCGCCGACGATCGACGTTTCGAGCGCGCCTGCCTGCACAAGCACGTGCTCCGCATAGCATTGTGCGACTGCGATCTTCGCGTCGAAGAACGCCGTGTCGCTCGCGCGGTTCGCATGCGCGGCCAGCAGCGCGCGGGCCATCTGCCATCCGCACAGCACGACACCCGCGAGTTTCAGGTACGGCACGCTGCCCGCGAACACCGCGTTCGGATCCTGCTTCGCGTTTGCGAGCACGTAGTCGACCACCGTCGACAACGCGCGCGCACCGTTCTCGAGCTGCGTCTTCATCGATGCAGCCGCTGCGCCGTCGATCTTGCCGAGCGCCGCGACCGTATCGCCGATCTCCGCGATCAGCGCCTTCGCGACCGCGCCGCCGTCGCGCAGCGTCTTGCGGCCGACCAGATCGTTCGCCTGGATCGCGGTCGTGCCTTCGTAGATCGCAAGGATTCGCGCATCGCGGTAATACTGCGCGGCGCCGGTTTCCTCGATGAAGCCCATCCCGCCGTGCACCTGCACGCCGAGACTCGCCACGTCGTTCACCATCTCGGTGCTCCAGCCCTTCACGACCGGGACCAGATATTCATAAATTGCCTGATGACGCGCGCGCGTCGCGTTGTCCGAATGACGGTGTGCGATGTCGCTGTGCGCGGCGGCCACGTACGCGAGTGCGCGCGCGCCCTCGGTCAGCGCGCGCATCGTGCCGAGCATCCGGCGCACGTCCGGGTGATGGATGATGGTCACCGACTGCTTCGCCGATCCGTCGACCGGGCGGCTTTGTACACGCTCCTTCGCGAAAGCCGCGGCCTTCTGGTATGCACGGTCGGCGACGCCGATTCCCTGCATCCCGACACCGAAGCGCGCGGCGTTCATCATGATGAACATGTATTCGAGGCCGCGATTCTCTTCGCCGACCAGGTAACCGATCGCGCCGCCGTGGTCGCCGTATTGCAGCACCGCGGTCGGGCTCGCCTTGATCCCGAGCTTGTGCTCGATCGATACGCAGTGCACGTCGTTACGTGCGCCGAGCGAGCCGTCTTCGTTGACGAGGAACTTCGGGACGATGAACAGCGAAATGCCCTTTACGCCTTCCGGCGCATTCGGCGTGCGCGCCAGCACGAGATGGACGATGTTGTCCGCCATGTCGTGCTCGCCCCACGTGATGAAGATCTTGGTGCCGAACACCTTGTACGTGCCGTCGCCCTGCGGCTCGGCGCGCGAGCGCACCAGCGCGAGGTCCGAGCCGGCCTGCGGCTCGGTCAGGTTCATCGTGCCCGTCCATTCTCCCGAGATCAGCTTCGGCACGTAACGCTGCTTCTGTTCGTCGGTGCCGGCCGTCAGCAGGGCCTCGATCGCGCCGTCGGTGAGCAACGGACACAGCGCGAACGACAGGTTCGACGCGTTCAGCATCTCGATGCACGGCGTCGCGATCAGCTTCGGCAGCCCCTGGCCGTCGTACTCGACCGGATGCTGCAGGCCCTGCCAGCCGCCTTCGACGAACTGGCGGAACGCGGCGCCGAAGCCCGGCGTCGCGGTCACGACGCCGTCCTTCCAGCTGCTCGGGTTGCGGTCGCCTTCGACGTTCAGCGGCGCCAGCACTTCGCCACAGAACTTCGCGGATTCGTCGAGCACGGCCTGCGCGGTGTCGTAGCCGGCTTCCTCGAAGCCCGGCAGCTGCGCGACGGTGTCGATGCCCGCGAGTTCCTTCAGCACGAACAGCATGTCCTTGACAGGGGCGTTATAGCTCATGGTCGATGTTCCAAATCAGGCGGTGAATGAGGCGCGCGGCCCGGGCCGCTGCGGCAAAACCGGCCAGCGCCAGGCGACGTCGTAGCCCATCGTAATGCCGAACCGGCCGATTTCCATTGTCATATCCGGCCCAGATGGTGACAAAATCGGCCACCAGATGTGCGGGCGATCCGCCAAAAGCCCGGCCGGCTGCGGGTTTGGCCGTCACCGGTTTCGGCGAATGCGGCGGCAACCGCACGCACCGCGCGTACCGGCCGGCGCGGGCCGACGGCACTAACGCGCCGCCGGATCGCGCAATCGCGCCGGAACCGTTTCCAGCGCCCGGACGGCACGTTGAAGATACGCCGCCGGTTTCGCGCGGCGCCGCGCAGCGCGACCGGCCTGCACGCGCATGGTCAGCAACCGCTCGACAGGATGCTGCGTGCGCGTCGATAAAACACAACAGTGCAACGGAGGATGTGCTCGACGCGACCGCGTGCTGCCCTTCCCCGACACGCGCGCGCATCGCGGCGAAAGCATCATCCGCGCACTACGAACGACCGTGCATTTTTGTTATGCAATCATGCAGCCTGTGCACAAAACACCCGCATGATTCTGGTAACTTGACGCACCGGCCCGCGCGCTTCGCGATGGCCATCACCCATCTTTCATACTATGACATTACAGATTGGGATTCCTGTGGAGACAGCCACCGGCGAACGGCGCGTTGCGACCGTTCCCGAAGTGGTCGAGAAACTGATCAAGCTGGGGTTTGCGGTGGCCGTTCAAAGCGGCGCCGGTGCCGGCGCGAACTTTGACGACGACGCGTATCGCGCGGCCGGCGCCAGCATCGCCGCGACCGCGGCCGAGCTGTGGTCGGGCAGCGACATCGTGTTGAAGGTGCGCCCGCCGAGCAGCGACGAAGTCGCGCTGATGCGCGAAGGCGGCACGCTGATCGGCTTCGTGTGGCCCGCGCAGAATCCCGAACTGATGCAGCAGCTCGCGGCGAAGCGCGCGACCGTGCTCGCGATCGATTCTCTGCCGCGCACGCTGTCGCGCGCGCAGAAGATGGACGCGCTCACGTCGATGGCCGGTATCAGCGGCTATCGCGCGGTGATCGAGGCCGCGCATGCGTTCGGCCGCTTCCTCAACGGGCAGGTCACCGCGGCCGGCAAGATCCCGCCGGCCAAGGTGTTCATCGCCGGCGCCGGCGTGGCGGGGCTGGCCGCGATCGGCACGGCCGCAAGCCTCGGCGCGATCGTGCGCGCCAACGACACGCGTGCGGAAGTGGCCGATCAGGTCAAGTCGCTCGGCGGCGAATTCGTCAAGGTCGACTACGAAGAGGAAGGCTCGGGCGGCGGCGGTTATGCGAAGGTGATGAGCGAAGGCTTCCAGCAGGCGCAGCGCGCGATGTACGCGCAGCAGGCGAAGGACGCCGACATCATCATCACGACCGCGCTGATTCCCGGCAAGCCGGCGCCGAAGCTGATCACCGCCGACATGGTGCAGTCGATGAAGCCCGGCAGCGTGATCGTCGACATGGCCGCCGAACAGGGCGGCAACTGCGAGCTCACGGTTCCGGGCGAGGCCGTCGTGCGCCACGGCGTAACGATCGTCGGCTATACCGATCTCGCATCGCGTCTGTCGCGGCAGTCGTCGACGCTGTACGCGACGAACCTGCTGCGCGTGATCGAGGAGCTTTGCAAAGGCAAGGACGGCACGATCAACGTCGATTTCGACGACGACGCGATCCGCGGCCTCACCGTAATCAAGGAAGGCAGCGTCACGTGGCCGCCGCCGCCGCTCAAGCAGCCGGCCGTCGCGCCCAAACCGGCCGCGGCCGCACCCGCGGCAGCCGCGCCGGCGAAGTCGAAAGGTCACGGCCACAGCGGCGAGCCGATGTCGGCGAAGGCGCTCGCGATCGTGTTCGCGATCGGCGCAGTCGCATTCCTGCTGGTCGGCCAGTTCGCACCGGCCAGCTTCCTGTCGCACTTCACGGTGTTCGTGCTCGCGTGCTTCGTCGGCTACATGGTCATCTGGAACGTCACGCCGTCGCTGCACACGCCGCTGATGAGCGTGACCAACGCGATCTCGTCGATCATCGCGATCGGCGCGCTCGTGCAGGTCGCACCGCCGCTCGGCGAGCTGGCTAATGCCGGCGATCGTCCGTCGGGGCTGATCCTCGGCCTCGCGGTCGGCGCGCTGACGCTCACGGCCGTCAACATGTTCGGCGGCTTCGCGGTCACGCGCCGCATGCTGGCGATGTTCCGCAAATAAGGGGACGACAATAATGACTTCCAACCTGACTACCGTCTCCTATATCGGCGCCGCGATCCTGTTCATCCTGAGCCTCGGCGGCCTCGCGAACCCCGAAACCGCGCGCCGCGGCAACCTGCTCGGCATGATCGGCATGCTGATCGCCGTGCTGGCGACGGTCGCCGGCCCGCGCGTGTCGGCCGCCGGCATTCCGTACGTGGTCGCCGCGCTGGTCGTCGGCGGCGCGATCGGCCTCTACGCCGCAAAGAAGGTGCAGATGACGCAGATGCCCGAACTGGTCGCGCTGATGCACAGCCTCGTCGGTCTCGCGGCGTGCCTCGTCGGTTTCGCGAGCTACATCGACACGTCATTGCCTTTCACCGGCGCGGAGAAGGCCATTCACGAGGTCGAGATTTATGTCGGCATCCTGATCGGTGCCGTGACGTTCGCGGGCTCGATCATCGCGTTCGGCAAGCTGTCGGGCAAGATCGGCGGCAAGCCGCTGCTGCTGCCCGCACGGCACTGGCTGAATCTCGCCGCGCTGCTGATCGTGCTGTACTTCGGCCGCGCGTTCCTGCATGCGGAGACGATCCAGGACGGCATGCTGCCGCTCGTCGTGATGACCGTGATCTCGCTGCTGTTCGGCGTGCACATGGTGATGGCGATCGGCGGCGCGGACATGCCCGTCGTCGTGTCGATGCTCAACAGCTACTCGGGGTGGGCCGCGGCCGCGACCGGCTTCATGCTCGGCAACGACCTGCTGATCGTGATCGGCGCGCTGGTCGGCTCGTCCGGTGCGATCCTGTCGTACATCATGTGCCGCGCGATGAACCGCAATTTCATCAGCGTGATCGCGGGCGGCTTCGGCAGCGGCGCCGGCGCGCCGGCGGCTGCCGGCGGCGGTGCGCAACCGGCCGGCGAAGCGGTCGCGGTCAGCGCGGCGGAGACGGCCGAGCTGCTGCGCGAGGCGAAGCGCGTAATCATCGTACCCGGCTATGGGATGGCCGTTGCGCAGGCCCAGCACACGGTATTCGAACTGACGAAGCTGCTGCGCGAGAAAGGCGTGGACGTGCGCTTCGCGATCCATCCGGTCGCGGGCCGCATGCCCGGCCACATGAACGTGCTGCTGGCCGAAGCGAAGGTGCCGTACGACATCGTGATGGAGATGGACGAGATCAACGACGACTTTCCCGAAGCCGACGTGTCGATGGTGATCGGCGCGAACGACATCGTGAACCCGGCCGCGCAGGACGACCCGTCGAGCCCGATCGCCGGGATGCCGGTGCTGGAAGTGTGGAAGGCGAAGACGTCGATCGTGATGAAGCGCAGCATGGCGTCCGGCTACGCGGGCGTCGACAATCCGCTGTTCTACAAGGACAACAACCGGATGCTGTTCGGCGACGCGAAATCGATGCTGGACGAGATCTTCGGTGCGCTGAAGGCCTGAATCCGGCCGCGCGCGGGAGCCGGCCGCCAAGCCGCTCCGGCGCCGCGCACGCGCCGAACCATCATCGCGGATGCCCGGGCCGGACGCGTTGTCCGCACCCGGCATCCACCCGTCTGCGTCGCACGTCGTAGCAACCCTCTCCCACCCTCGCCGCACCGCCGCACGCGGACGATAAACGCGGCGGCGCACGTTCACATCGGTTGGCGCGGTGGGCGCGCTACCGGCTTCGAGAAAGCCGAACGACGATGATCGACGAACCGCTTCGTGATTTCTCCGCGCCTGCGCATCATGCTGGCTGCTCGCGGCGTGCGCGTCGCCGAACGCCGGTGCGCGCCGTGCATTGACGAGCGGCCCCGACGGGAGCCATCCATGGGAGCGCGCGAAGGATGCCGGTTATGGGAACAAGTTCGACGCGGGCAGATTCCGCCCGCCGCGTTACGCACGCCGCCGGTAAGTCCCCGGCGTACTGCCCGTCCAGTGCCGGAATGCGCGATGAAACGCGCTCGGATCGTCGAAGCCGATATCTGCGCCGATCGCCGCGATCGTGTCGAGTGTGTCGGTCAGCCGCTGGATCGCGATGTCGCGCCGCAGTTCGTCCTTGAGCGCCTGGAACGTCGTGCCTTCCGCGGCGAGGTGACGACTCAGCGTGCGCACCGAGCAATGCAGGTGCTCGGCGGCCTGATCGATCACCGGCAGGTCGGGCAGCGCCGCCGACAGGTACTGCCGCACGCGATGACACACGAGCTGCTCGCTGAACGATTCGAAGATCCAGTCGCCCGGCGCGCGTGCGAGAAACTTGCGCAGGTTTCGCTTGCTCTGCCGGATCGGCGCGTCGAGGTAGTCGGCGCTGAAGCGCATCAGCGTACGTTCGCAGTCGAACTGCACGGCCCCCGTGAAGAAGTACAGGTGCTCGACCGCGTGGCGCGGCCGCGGACACGCGAGCTCGATCTTCAGCAGCGGAATCTTCTGCCCGATCAGCCACGAGCACACGCCGTGCACGAGCTTGAGCATCAGCTCCTGGCCGAGCGCGCCGATCGGGCCGACGGCCGGGTTCGGGCGCAGCAGCACCTGCGCGACCAGACCGTCGCGCTTCGATTCGACGAAGAAGTCGTCGAGCAGGATATGGAAGAACTGGCCGAAACGATGCAGCGCCGTTTCGAGGTTGCGCGCATCGAGCAGGCTCAGGCACAGATACTTCAGCGTGCCGCCGCGCAGCGGGCGCGAGAAGATGCCCGGCATCTCGTCGTCGAGATCGATCGCGAGCGTGCGATACAGCGTCGAGAACTGCTCTTCCGTCACGCGTGCATGCGGCTCGCCGAGCAGCTCGAGCGGGATGGCGGCGCCGCGCAGGTAGCGCTCGACCACGTCGCGTTGCACGCCCGCGCTCGCGAGAAACCCGTTCACGAGCGAGATCGGCACCGTCGCGCTCGGCGAAGGCAGCGCTCGCCCGGGCCGGGCGGCAGGTGAGTCTGAACCGGTCATCGCATCCCCGTCGATCGAAC encodes:
- a CDS encoding 3-hydroxybutyryl-CoA dehydrogenase → MAIETVGVVGAGTMGNGIAQTAAVAGLNVVMIDVSDAALDKGVAALKGSLERLVSKDKLAADARDAALARIATSTDYATLATVDIVIEAATENVELKSRILKQIESVARPDAIIATNTSSISITALAALLADPSRFVGMHFFNPVPLMPLVEIIRGLQTSDATASAVRALTERFDKSPIGVRNAPGFVVNRILVPMINEAFFVLAEGIASAEEIDAGMKLGANHPIGPLALADLVGLDVCLAVMDVFLKDFGDPKYRACPLLREMVAAGRLGRKTGRGVYDYSK
- the bktB gene encoding beta-ketothiolase BktB, whose translation is MSNAAKEVVVVSGVRTAIGDFGGSLKDFSPTDLGAKVVSEVLSRANVPGDAVGHVVFGHVVNTEPKDMYLARVAAINGGVAQHTPALTVNRLCGSGLQAIVSAAQTIMLGDADVAIGGGSESMSRAPYSVPSARFGQRMGDAKLVDMMLGALHDPFQTIHMGVTAENVAKKYGISRDAQDALALESHRRAARAIAEGRFKDQILPISIRTKKGEVAFDTDEHVRHDAGPDDFSKLKPVFVKEDGTVTAGNASGINDAAAAVLMMSADAARAQGVKPLARLVAYAHAGVDPAYMGIGPVPATQKALERAGLKVADLDVIEANEAFAAQACAVTQELGLDPAKVNPNGSGISLGHPIGATGALITVKALYELKRIGGRYALVTMCIGGGQGIAAIFENI
- a CDS encoding electron transfer flavoprotein-ubiquinone oxidoreductase produces the protein MEYDVVIVGGGPAGLSAAIRLKQLAAEKGAEIGVCVLEKGSEIGAHILSGAVMDPRAITELFPDWKERGAPLNVEVTEDRFLFLSEKSAVQTPNWALPDNFKNHGNYVISLGNVTRWLGAQAEALGVEIFPGFPAAEILYNDDGSVKGVATGNMGVGKDGEPTENFQLGMELHAKYTLFAEGCRGHLGRQLISKFKLDANADPQAYGIGIKELWEIDPAKHKPGLVIHTAGWPLKSDTYGGSFLYHMDNNQVVVGFVVGLGYTNPYLSPFEEFQRYKTHPSIRAFLEGGKRVSYGARAITAGGLLSLPKTVFPGGALIGDDAGFLNASRIKGSHAAIKTGMLAADAAFDAVQAGRQSDELNAYPDAFKQSWLYTELYRARNFKQWMAKGLYLGTLMVGLEQKVMGGNVPWTLHHKHADHEMLKPASQCEPIAYPKPDGKLTFDRLSSVFISNTNHEENQPAHLTLKDASVPVNVNLRTYAGPEARFCPAAVYEFVKNDDGSDRLVINAQNCVHCKTCDIKDPTQNIVWVTPEGGGGPNYPNM
- a CDS encoding acyl-CoA dehydrogenase; this encodes MSYNAPVKDMLFVLKELAGIDTVAQLPGFEEAGYDTAQAVLDESAKFCGEVLAPLNVEGDRNPSSWKDGVVTATPGFGAAFRQFVEGGWQGLQHPVEYDGQGLPKLIATPCIEMLNASNLSFALCPLLTDGAIEALLTAGTDEQKQRYVPKLISGEWTGTMNLTEPQAGSDLALVRSRAEPQGDGTYKVFGTKIFITWGEHDMADNIVHLVLARTPNAPEGVKGISLFIVPKFLVNEDGSLGARNDVHCVSIEHKLGIKASPTAVLQYGDHGGAIGYLVGEENRGLEYMFIMMNAARFGVGMQGIGVADRAYQKAAAFAKERVQSRPVDGSAKQSVTIIHHPDVRRMLGTMRALTEGARALAYVAAAHSDIAHRHSDNATRARHQAIYEYLVPVVKGWSTEMVNDVASLGVQVHGGMGFIEETGAAQYYRDARILAIYEGTTAIQANDLVGRKTLRDGGAVAKALIAEIGDTVAALGKIDGAAAASMKTQLENGARALSTVVDYVLANAKQDPNAVFAGSVPYLKLAGVVLCGWQMARALLAAHANRASDTAFFDAKIAVAQCYAEHVLVQAGALETSIVGAKGNESVLALTEDQF
- a CDS encoding Re/Si-specific NAD(P)(+) transhydrogenase subunit alpha, which codes for MTLQIGIPVETATGERRVATVPEVVEKLIKLGFAVAVQSGAGAGANFDDDAYRAAGASIAATAAELWSGSDIVLKVRPPSSDEVALMREGGTLIGFVWPAQNPELMQQLAAKRATVLAIDSLPRTLSRAQKMDALTSMAGISGYRAVIEAAHAFGRFLNGQVTAAGKIPPAKVFIAGAGVAGLAAIGTAASLGAIVRANDTRAEVADQVKSLGGEFVKVDYEEEGSGGGGYAKVMSEGFQQAQRAMYAQQAKDADIIITTALIPGKPAPKLITADMVQSMKPGSVIVDMAAEQGGNCELTVPGEAVVRHGVTIVGYTDLASRLSRQSSTLYATNLLRVIEELCKGKDGTINVDFDDDAIRGLTVIKEGSVTWPPPPLKQPAVAPKPAAAAPAAAAPAKSKGHGHSGEPMSAKALAIVFAIGAVAFLLVGQFAPASFLSHFTVFVLACFVGYMVIWNVTPSLHTPLMSVTNAISSIIAIGALVQVAPPLGELANAGDRPSGLILGLAVGALTLTAVNMFGGFAVTRRMLAMFRK
- the pntB gene encoding Re/Si-specific NAD(P)(+) transhydrogenase subunit beta, encoding MTSNLTTVSYIGAAILFILSLGGLANPETARRGNLLGMIGMLIAVLATVAGPRVSAAGIPYVVAALVVGGAIGLYAAKKVQMTQMPELVALMHSLVGLAACLVGFASYIDTSLPFTGAEKAIHEVEIYVGILIGAVTFAGSIIAFGKLSGKIGGKPLLLPARHWLNLAALLIVLYFGRAFLHAETIQDGMLPLVVMTVISLLFGVHMVMAIGGADMPVVVSMLNSYSGWAAAATGFMLGNDLLIVIGALVGSSGAILSYIMCRAMNRNFISVIAGGFGSGAGAPAAAGGGAQPAGEAVAVSAAETAELLREAKRVIIVPGYGMAVAQAQHTVFELTKLLREKGVDVRFAIHPVAGRMPGHMNVLLAEAKVPYDIVMEMDEINDDFPEADVSMVIGANDIVNPAAQDDPSSPIAGMPVLEVWKAKTSIVMKRSMASGYAGVDNPLFYKDNNRMLFGDAKSMLDEIFGALKA
- a CDS encoding AraC family transcriptional regulator; protein product: MAPKRRVLTGARADARTTGKASAAAASAPTALHRPLKYNASGSIDGDAMTGSDSPAARPGRALPSPSATVPISLVNGFLASAGVQRDVVERYLRGAAIPLELLGEPHARVTEEQFSTLYRTLAIDLDDEMPGIFSRPLRGGTLKYLCLSLLDARNLETALHRFGQFFHILLDDFFVESKRDGLVAQVLLRPNPAVGPIGALGQELMLKLVHGVCSWLIGQKIPLLKIELACPRPRHAVEHLYFFTGAVQFDCERTLMRFSADYLDAPIRQSKRNLRKFLARAPGDWIFESFSEQLVCHRVRQYLSAALPDLPVIDQAAEHLHCSVRTLSRHLAAEGTTFQALKDELRRDIAIQRLTDTLDTIAAIGADIGFDDPSAFHRAFRHWTGSTPGTYRRRA